The Streptomyces sp. NL15-2K genome contains a region encoding:
- a CDS encoding cation-translocating P-type ATPase, with product MTRPVLSPSVLPRFVPSAPALFGPVRSAAQWLAGVPAALPVVGPLLRPRTPRLWRTPGGVQIEVLRLGRPGTAGAAREVETTLREMPGVYRAEVNGTLGCVYVGCGPEADLERVVALVAAADAGAPEAGTDREGEPGAGARRVRRPVGFPGAAGPGIEAAVHLGAGLAAVGAASVGNVLRLRGLHPLVISAVQLVEATPRLREGLAGRIGDQAAERTWAAANVLLTTLTFRPLGAATTAVLAGARYAEVRARRTAWREWARRLAAHEGTYRHDAVPTHERPAPLPPGPGERYANVAVPVSVAAYGLTTVGRLGHDRGMALLTAGTPRGPRLGRESFVCSVARAVSERGALVLRPEALRRLDRIDTVVLDARVLATGGWTVEHLVRLTPPGGRPGGAGAGPDGERRPDDAEDGAHDGAQEGPDDGPDDCPDEDEIHARIHELIEPGGPGRRPRHGGPPGSMQRSGWALRPYTGPDTVPGGVAVSEETAAQAARWAEEGAQVLLVLREGSPVAVTGLTPQLHALAHHLVRAARECGEVRLVGGPPGLHRRFGLPAAVPTGHRRTAALVRSLQAQGHGVAVVSARTRRALARADLGIGVLTGPRHVPWDAHVAAPPDVVHLLLTALPEARRVGTLCTRMEGAGALTGSGLALFVPRPGAWARARLVTDAVTIAGITVGFWAGRRLRARPAPAAIERTPWHSMTVRQVMARLGTTSRGLDEAEAARRRQFEGRDRHDGAVGLIGRFAEEMANPLTPVLAIGGGISAALGSVMDAVLIGGVLGVDALVGGVQQQKADHAARRLVEATSVRVRVRRADRDEAVEAAAEDLVRGDVIELRAGDAVPADCRVVRAQGVEADESSLTGESLPVLKTAAPSAARAVADRTSMLYQGTTVAAGHALAVVVATGTATEAGGAAEAGPLEGPPESGVERRLKGLGRWFLPMSVAAGAALFAVDVLRRRPLGAALGSAVSLCVAAVPEGLPFVATVAELAAARRLSTRNTLVRSTSTIEALGRTDVLCFDKTGTLTEGRISLQQVSDGLERRPPDRLTPALRRVLATAVLAGPTGPAASLAHPTDRAIAAGAELLGAAPARAAGLASATWDRVTELPFEPGRGFHAVLGRSDDRARIVVKGAPEVVLARCDRIRRGAGSEPFGDRRREEIEAEVDRLARQGLRVLAVAERVLPPDAPRDDTALADLADVSDENLDGLCLLGLLGLADPVRATAAESVHRLAEAGVRIVMVTGDHPSTAAAIARELRPEEEPRLMTGTELDSLDDAALAKTLPDITVFARVTPAHKVRIVTALRAAGRIVAVTGDGANDAPAIRIADVGIALGSRATPAARSAADVVVTDDRIETIVDAIVEGRAMWASVRKALGILLGGNVGEIIFTLATSLLTGRSALNARQLLLVNLLTDMLPAMAIAARPPAAHPGKLLAEGPEASLGAALTRHIRLRAVVTTAAATAAWVAARATGTRGRADTVALVALVSSQLFQTLADAGRDPVVAAAVVGSLVVLGVVVTVPGLSHFFGSRPLGPAGWTIALTSAVGSVVLPAMAQFAARAGRAGGHIVPERESSPSGHLGAASRKR from the coding sequence GTGACCCGGCCAGTGCTCTCCCCCTCCGTACTCCCCCGCTTCGTGCCGTCCGCTCCCGCGCTGTTCGGACCGGTCCGCTCCGCCGCGCAGTGGCTGGCCGGCGTACCGGCGGCGCTGCCCGTGGTCGGGCCCCTGCTGCGGCCCCGTACGCCCCGGCTCTGGCGGACCCCCGGCGGCGTGCAGATCGAGGTGCTGCGCCTGGGACGGCCCGGGACGGCCGGCGCGGCCCGCGAGGTGGAGACCACGCTGCGGGAGATGCCGGGGGTGTACCGCGCCGAGGTGAACGGCACGCTGGGCTGCGTGTACGTCGGCTGCGGGCCCGAGGCCGACCTGGAGCGCGTCGTGGCCCTGGTCGCCGCCGCGGACGCCGGCGCGCCGGAGGCGGGAACCGACCGCGAGGGCGAGCCGGGGGCCGGCGCGCGGCGGGTGCGGCGCCCGGTCGGCTTCCCCGGCGCCGCGGGGCCGGGGATCGAGGCGGCCGTTCACCTCGGCGCGGGCCTGGCGGCGGTCGGGGCGGCGTCGGTCGGCAACGTGCTTCGGCTGCGCGGCCTGCATCCGCTGGTGATCTCGGCGGTCCAGCTCGTCGAGGCCACCCCACGACTGCGCGAGGGGCTGGCCGGCCGGATCGGCGACCAGGCCGCGGAGCGGACCTGGGCCGCGGCGAACGTCCTGCTGACGACGCTGACCTTCCGGCCGCTGGGCGCCGCGACGACCGCCGTGCTGGCCGGGGCCCGGTACGCGGAGGTGCGGGCCCGCCGCACGGCGTGGAGGGAGTGGGCGCGCAGGCTGGCGGCGCACGAGGGAACGTACCGCCATGACGCGGTGCCCACCCATGAGCGGCCCGCTCCGCTGCCGCCCGGGCCGGGCGAGAGGTACGCCAATGTGGCGGTGCCGGTGTCCGTCGCCGCGTACGGGCTCACCACGGTCGGCAGGCTCGGCCACGACCGGGGGATGGCGCTGCTGACCGCCGGGACGCCGAGAGGCCCCCGCCTCGGCCGGGAGTCGTTCGTCTGCTCGGTGGCGCGGGCGGTCTCCGAACGGGGGGCGCTGGTGCTGCGGCCGGAGGCGCTGCGCCGCCTCGACCGGATCGACACCGTCGTCCTCGACGCCCGGGTGCTGGCCACCGGCGGGTGGACGGTCGAGCACCTGGTGCGCCTGACGCCGCCCGGCGGGCGGCCGGGCGGGGCGGGAGCCGGCCCGGACGGCGAACGCCGCCCCGACGACGCGGAGGACGGGGCGCACGACGGGGCGCAGGAGGGCCCGGACGATGGCCCGGACGACTGCCCGGACGAGGACGAGATCCACGCGCGGATCCACGAGCTGATCGAGCCGGGCGGGCCGGGGCGGCGGCCCCGGCACGGCGGCCCGCCCGGCTCGATGCAGCGGTCGGGCTGGGCGCTGCGGCCGTACACCGGTCCTGACACCGTCCCGGGCGGCGTCGCGGTGTCCGAGGAGACGGCCGCGCAGGCGGCGCGGTGGGCCGAGGAGGGGGCGCAGGTCCTGCTCGTCCTGCGGGAGGGCAGCCCGGTCGCCGTGACCGGGCTGACCCCCCAACTGCACGCACTCGCCCACCACTTGGTGCGCGCGGCACGTGAGTGCGGCGAGGTGCGGCTGGTGGGCGGCCCGCCCGGGCTGCACCGCCGGTTCGGGCTCCCCGCGGCGGTCCCGACCGGGCACCGTCGCACGGCCGCGCTGGTCCGCTCCCTCCAGGCGCAGGGCCACGGCGTCGCGGTGGTCTCGGCCCGTACCCGGCGCGCCCTCGCCCGTGCGGACCTGGGCATCGGAGTGCTCACCGGTCCGCGCCATGTGCCGTGGGACGCCCATGTCGCCGCCCCGCCCGATGTCGTCCATCTGCTGCTGACCGCCCTGCCGGAGGCCCGGCGGGTCGGCACGCTGTGCACCCGTATGGAAGGCGCCGGCGCCCTCACGGGCTCGGGCCTCGCCCTCTTCGTCCCCCGCCCGGGAGCCTGGGCGCGGGCCCGCCTGGTGACCGACGCGGTGACCATCGCCGGGATCACGGTGGGCTTCTGGGCGGGCCGGCGGCTGCGCGCCCGCCCGGCTCCGGCGGCCATCGAGCGGACGCCGTGGCATTCCATGACGGTACGTCAGGTGATGGCGCGGCTCGGCACCACCTCCCGCGGGCTGGACGAGGCGGAGGCCGCCCGGCGCCGCCAGTTCGAGGGCCGGGACCGGCACGACGGTGCCGTAGGCCTGATCGGCAGGTTCGCGGAGGAGATGGCCAATCCGCTCACGCCCGTCCTGGCGATCGGCGGCGGCATCTCGGCGGCGCTCGGCTCCGTCATGGATGCCGTGCTCATCGGCGGGGTCCTGGGGGTGGACGCGCTGGTGGGCGGGGTGCAACAGCAGAAGGCCGACCACGCGGCGCGGCGGCTGGTCGAGGCGACCTCGGTGCGGGTGCGGGTGCGCCGCGCGGACCGGGACGAGGCGGTCGAGGCGGCCGCCGAGGACCTGGTGCGCGGCGACGTGATCGAACTGCGGGCCGGTGACGCGGTTCCGGCCGACTGCCGGGTGGTGCGGGCGCAGGGTGTGGAGGCCGACGAGTCCAGCCTCACCGGCGAGTCGCTGCCGGTCCTGAAGACCGCCGCGCCGAGTGCGGCCCGGGCCGTCGCGGACCGGACGTCCATGCTCTACCAGGGCACGACGGTGGCGGCCGGTCACGCGCTCGCCGTGGTCGTCGCCACCGGGACCGCCACCGAGGCGGGCGGCGCGGCGGAGGCGGGCCCGCTGGAGGGGCCGCCGGAGAGCGGTGTGGAGCGGCGGCTGAAGGGCCTTGGCCGGTGGTTCCTGCCGATGTCCGTCGCCGCGGGCGCCGCCCTCTTCGCCGTCGACGTGCTGCGCAGGCGGCCGCTGGGCGCCGCCCTGGGTTCCGCGGTCAGCCTGTGCGTCGCCGCCGTACCCGAGGGGCTGCCCTTCGTCGCCACGGTCGCGGAGCTGGCCGCGGCCCGCCGGCTGTCCACCCGCAACACCCTCGTGCGCAGCACCTCCACCATCGAGGCGCTGGGCCGCACCGATGTGCTGTGCTTCGACAAGACCGGCACGCTCACCGAGGGCAGGATCAGCCTCCAGCAGGTGTCCGACGGGCTGGAGCGCCGTCCGCCCGACCGGCTCACCCCGGCGCTGCGCCGGGTCCTCGCCACGGCGGTCCTGGCGGGTCCGACGGGTCCCGCCGCTTCGCTCGCCCACCCCACCGACCGGGCCATCGCGGCCGGGGCCGAGTTGCTCGGTGCCGCCCCCGCCCGGGCCGCCGGGCTCGCCTCGGCCACCTGGGACCGGGTGACCGAGCTGCCGTTCGAGCCCGGTCGCGGCTTCCACGCCGTGCTGGGGCGCTCCGACGACCGGGCGCGGATCGTCGTCAAGGGCGCACCCGAGGTCGTACTGGCCCGCTGCGACCGGATCCGCCGCGGCGCAGGCAGCGAGCCCTTCGGCGACCGACGGCGGGAGGAGATCGAGGCGGAGGTCGACCGGCTGGCCCGGCAGGGTCTGCGGGTCCTCGCGGTCGCCGAGCGCGTCCTGCCTCCGGACGCGCCGCGGGACGACACCGCGCTCGCCGATCTGGCGGACGTCAGCGACGAGAACCTCGACGGACTGTGTCTGCTGGGCCTGCTGGGGCTCGCGGACCCGGTGCGGGCCACGGCGGCCGAGAGCGTGCACCGGCTGGCCGAGGCCGGGGTGCGCATCGTCATGGTCACCGGGGACCATCCCAGCACCGCCGCCGCGATCGCCAGGGAACTGCGGCCCGAGGAGGAACCGCGGCTGATGACCGGGACGGAGCTGGACTCCCTCGACGACGCCGCGCTCGCGAAGACGTTGCCGGACATCACGGTGTTCGCCCGGGTCACCCCGGCGCACAAGGTCCGTATCGTCACCGCCCTGCGCGCGGCCGGCCGGATCGTCGCCGTCACCGGCGACGGCGCCAACGACGCGCCGGCCATCCGGATCGCCGACGTCGGCATCGCCCTCGGCTCCCGGGCGACCCCGGCGGCCCGCTCCGCCGCCGATGTGGTGGTCACCGACGACCGCATCGAGACCATCGTGGACGCCATCGTCGAGGGCCGGGCCATGTGGGCCTCGGTGCGCAAGGCGCTGGGCATCCTGCTCGGCGGCAACGTCGGGGAGATCATCTTCACTCTGGCGACCAGTCTGCTCACCGGGCGCAGTGCGCTGAACGCACGCCAGCTCCTGCTGGTCAACCTGCTCACGGACATGCTGCCCGCCATGGCCATCGCCGCCCGGCCGCCGGCCGCCCACCCGGGGAAGCTGCTCGCGGAGGGGCCCGAGGCATCGCTCGGCGCGGCCCTCACCCGCCACATCCGGCTGCGGGCCGTCGTCACCACGGCGGCGGCGACCGCCGCCTGGGTGGCCGCCCGGGCGACCGGTACCCGGGGGCGCGCCGACACCGTCGCCCTGGTCGCCCTAGTGTCCTCCCAGCTGTTCCAGACGCTGGCGGACGCGGGCCGCGACCCGGTGGTCGCCGCGGCCGTGGTGGGGTCCCTGGTGGTGCTGGGTGTGGTGGTGACCGTGCCGGGGCTCAGCCATTTCTTCGGAAGCCGGCCTCTGGGCCCCGCGGGCTGGACGATCGCCCTGACGTCGGCCGTGGGCTCGGTCGTGCTGCCCGCCATGGCGCAGTTCGCCGCGCGGGCGGGACGGGCAGGCGGGCATATCGTGCCGGAAAGGGAAAGTTCACCCTCAGGTCACCTTGGTGCCGCCTCTCGGAAGCGGTGA
- a CDS encoding SDR family oxidoreductase has product MVSTGLAGRGVVVTGAASGIGRAAALKFAREGAKVLVADLSREGAEETVKEIETAGGVALAVVGDLSDQRVVDQVVERAVEAFGGLDVLVNNAGIMDRMSALGETDDAEWERVIRINLTAPFLLTRAALPHMLAAGRGSLVFTGSEAGLRGSAAGAAYTASKHGVIGLVKNLAVMYRKQGIRANLVAPGPTVTSIKVDADPEAHGPAVIGQLIGANIGRLGSAEEQADAIVFLASDAAAFVNGAVLPVDDGWSAV; this is encoded by the coding sequence ATGGTCAGCACCGGTTTGGCGGGACGCGGCGTCGTCGTCACGGGAGCGGCGTCCGGCATCGGCCGGGCCGCGGCCCTGAAGTTCGCGCGGGAAGGCGCCAAGGTACTGGTGGCCGACCTGAGCCGGGAGGGCGCCGAAGAGACCGTCAAGGAGATAGAGACCGCCGGGGGTGTCGCCCTCGCGGTCGTCGGCGATCTGAGCGACCAGCGGGTGGTGGACCAGGTCGTCGAGCGTGCCGTGGAGGCGTTCGGCGGCCTGGACGTCCTGGTGAACAACGCCGGGATCATGGACCGCATGTCGGCGCTCGGCGAGACCGACGACGCGGAGTGGGAGCGGGTCATCCGGATCAACCTGACCGCCCCCTTCCTGCTCACCCGCGCGGCGCTGCCGCACATGCTGGCCGCGGGCCGCGGTTCCCTCGTCTTCACCGGCTCCGAGGCGGGCCTGCGCGGCAGCGCGGCGGGCGCGGCCTACACCGCCTCCAAGCACGGCGTCATCGGCCTGGTCAAGAACCTCGCCGTCATGTACCGCAAACAGGGCATCCGCGCCAACCTCGTCGCCCCCGGGCCGACGGTGACCTCCATCAAGGTCGACGCCGACCCCGAGGCCCATGGCCCGGCCGTGATCGGCCAACTGATCGGCGCCAACATCGGCCGACTGGGCAGCGCGGAGGAGCAGGCCGACGCCATCGTCTTCCTCGCCTCCGACGCCGCCGCCTTCGTCAACGGGGCCGTCCTGCCGGTCGACGACGGCTGGTCCGCCGTCTGA
- a CDS encoding DUF3105 domain-containing protein, protein MSKTSKRAAAASRKARIEELRRAERARERRNRVITVSVSAVIVAGLVGFGAYALNSADEKDEQQAAAAKKPVRGEKTWDAKKLGRNHVQKAVDYPMNPPVGGDHNQAWMTCDGTVYTKPIANENAVHSLEHGAVWVTYNDKVTDADVKKLSDKVSKTPYTLMSPVDDQPGTIMLSAWGSQLSVDKASDPRVEQFLTKYVQGSQTPEPGAACSNGLTAS, encoded by the coding sequence ATGAGCAAGACGAGCAAGAGGGCCGCCGCCGCTTCGCGCAAGGCCCGCATAGAGGAGCTGCGCCGCGCCGAAAGGGCACGCGAACGTCGCAACCGCGTCATCACCGTCAGCGTCAGCGCGGTCATCGTCGCCGGGCTGGTCGGCTTCGGCGCGTACGCCCTCAACAGCGCCGACGAGAAGGACGAGCAGCAGGCCGCCGCCGCGAAGAAGCCCGTACGCGGCGAGAAGACCTGGGATGCGAAGAAGCTCGGCCGCAACCACGTTCAGAAGGCCGTCGACTACCCGATGAACCCGCCCGTCGGCGGCGACCACAACCAGGCCTGGATGACCTGCGACGGCACCGTCTACACCAAGCCCATAGCCAACGAGAACGCCGTCCACTCCCTCGAACACGGTGCGGTCTGGGTGACGTACAACGACAAGGTCACCGACGCTGACGTCAAGAAGCTCAGTGACAAGGTCTCCAAGACCCCCTACACCTTGATGAGCCCCGTCGACGACCAGCCCGGAACGATCATGTTGTCGGCCTGGGGCTCCCAGCTCTCCGTGGACAAGGCGTCGGATCCGCGAGTCGAGCAGTTCCTCACCAAGTACGTCCAGGGTTCGCAGACCCCCGAGCCGGGTGCCGCTTGCAGCAACGGACTGACCGCCTCATGA